In Pelmatolapia mariae isolate MD_Pm_ZW linkage group LG13, Pm_UMD_F_2, whole genome shotgun sequence, a genomic segment contains:
- the fignl1 gene encoding fidgetin-like protein 1, which yields MSGAHLDEWQKRSFDISSGSCTPEQTADAYRAHILSIQYAWASSQLSQAGMASLLRTYSERYATVLDSDDPRTGLNNYAESALHLARSQRNYSDKWESSLTAESVLELPSVRKTIQPKTGGESFVVAPADVNITVGQEGKGSSLTPPFKAVQPPQLKSEVKITASIPANVSVERPSSHDEISVNPPSFPRPPAQPQSVFSRPSPALPHINPGPAGVTQHYQSSFFPTSNTSKRKNFYNTDGGDVGREQNGGQVSSDPQAVTTFKTAREQFVVDQQRKHSHQPQRGQAPGMAATVKKSLGANRPRGAFSKFVSPIPRQEEEGSVASRNSNQEPQILDERLKNFEPKIIELIMSEIMDHGPPVGWDDIAGLEFAKTTIKEIVVWPMLRPDIFTGLRGPPKGILLFGPPGTGKTLIGKCIACQSGATFFSISASSLTSKWVGEGEKMVRALFAIARCHQPAVIFIDEIDSLLSQRTDGEHDSSRRIKTEFLVQLDGAATAAEDRILVVGATNRPQEIDEAARRRLAKRLYIPLPEATARRQIVTNLMAQEKNQLGESEVERVVTATEGFSGADMTQLCREAALGPIRSIQLSDIATITADQVRPIIYSDFHEALKTVRPSVSSKDLELYEEWNKTFGCGR from the coding sequence ATGAGTGGCGCACACCTGGACGAATGGCAGAAGAGGTCCTTTGACATTTCATCTGGCAGCTGTACACCTGAACAGACGGCTGATGCCTACCGGGCCCACATCCTCTCCATTCAGTATGCATGGGCAAGCTCCCAGCTCTCTCAGGCCGGCATGGCCAGCCTGCTCAGGACCTACTCGGAGCGCTACGCTACAGTGCTGGACTCGGATGACCCGCGCACAGGGCTCAACAACTATGCAGAAAGCGCGCTCCATCTGGCCCGCAGTCAGAGGAACTACAGCGACAAATGGGAGTCATCCCTCACTGCAGAGAGCGTGCTGGAGTTGCCCAGCGTTCGgaaaacaattcagccaaagACAGGAGGCGAGAGCTTTGTGGTGGCACCAGCTGACGTTAACATAACTGTGGGGCAAGAGGGTAAAGGTAGCTCTCTCACTCCTCCCTTTAAAGCTGTGCAACCACCGCAGCTTAAATCAGAGGTTAAAATCACAGCCAGTATCCCTGCTAATGTTTCTGTGGAAAGGCCCAGCAGTCACGATGAGATTTCAGTCAATCCACCCTCATTCCCCCGACCTCCAGCTCAGCCACAGTCTGTGTTTAGTCGTCCTTCTCCAGCTCTCCCACATATAAACCCTGGCCCCGCAGGGGTCACGCAGCACTATCAGTCCTCCTTCTTTCCCACCTCCAACACATCGAAGCGGAAAAATTTTTACAACACAGACGGAGGTGATGTTGGCAGAGAGCAAAATGGCGGTCAAGTGTCATCAGACCCGCAGGCTGTTACCACCTTCAAAACAGCTCGTGAGCAGTTTGTCGTTGACCAGCAGCGAAAGCACTCCCATCAGCCTCAGAGAGGTCAGGCCCCTGGGATGGCGGCAACTGTGAAGAAATCTCTGGGCGCCAACAGGCCTCGAGGTGCATTTTCAAAATTTGTGTCTCCCATTCCACGACAGGAAGAGGAGGGAAGTGTGGCGAGCCGTAATTCCAATCAGGAACCTCAAATCCTGGACGAGCGTCTGAAAAACTTTGAGCCAAAGATAATCGAGCTGATCATGAGTGAGATCATGGACCACGGGCCTCCGGTGGGCTGGGACGACATAGCAGGTCTGGAGTTCGCCAAGACTACCATAAAGGAGATTGTGGTTTGGCCCATGCTGCGACCTGACATCTTTACTGGCCTCCGTGGCCCGCCCAAAGGCATCCTGCTGTTTGGACCGCCGGGAACCGGAAAAACTCTAATAGGTAAATGTATTGCCTGTCAATCAGGTGCCACTTTCTTTAGCATCAGCGCCTCATCACTCACATCCAAGTGGGTGGGTGAAGGAGAGAAAATGGTGCGAGCTCTGTTTGCCATTGCCCGCTGCCACCAgcctgctgtcattttcatCGATGAAATCGACTCCCTGCTGTCCCAGCGGACGGACGGTGAGCACGACTCCTCGCGCAGGATAAAAACAGAGTTTCTGGTCCAGCTAGATGGAGCGGCCACTGCAGCAGAGGACCGCATCCTGGTGGTGGGTGCCACCAACCGGCCCCAGGAGATCGACGAGGCAGCACGACGACGCCTGGCGAAGCGGTTATACATCCCCCTGCCCGAAGCGACTGCCCGACGGCAGATAGTGACAAACCTCATGGCTCAGGAGAAAAACCAGCTGGGAGAAAGCGAGGTGGAGAGGGTGGTGACAGCCACGGAGGGCTTCTCCGGAGCCGATATGACTCAGCTGTGTCGAGAGGCAGCACTGGGGCCCATACGCAGCATCCAGCTCAGTGACATCGCCACCATCACTGCGGATCAGGTGCGACCCATCATCTACAGTGACTTCCACGAAGCCCTGAAGACTGTACGTCCCAGTGTGTCATCAAAGGACTTGGAGCTGTATGAAGAGTGGAATAAAACCTTTGGATGTGGGCgttaa
- the ttl gene encoding tubulin--tyrosine ligase: MNAPMYTFVSRDDNSTVYAEVSKILLSTGQWKRLKRDNPRFNLMLGERNRLPFGRLGHEPGLVQLVNYYRGADKLCRKASLVKLIKTSPELSDSSNWFPESYIIYPTNLNTPVAPAMNGISHLKSNPKTDEREVFLASYNTKKESAEGTVWIAKSSAGAKGAGILISHDANELLDYIDNQGQVHVIQKYLEKPLLLEPGHRKFDIRSWVLVDHQYNIYLYREGVLRTSSEPYNSSDLQDMTSHLTNHCIQKEHSQNYGRYEEGNEMFFDEFRLYLLNTHNVMLETTILPQIKQIIKSCLTCIESAISTKHLSYQSFQLFGFDFMVDENFKVWLIEINGAPACAQKLYPELCQGIVDVAISSVFTLNSGDSSSASSSPYSSSPSSSTLFTTNSCSSPKLRAPLHVGPFTRL; this comes from the exons ATGAACGCCCCTATGTACACCTTTGTTTCCCGTGACGACAACAGTACTGTTTATGCTGAAGTTTCCAAAATCCTCCTCTCAACCGGGCAATGGAAGAGGCTGAAAAGAGACAATCCCAGATTCAACTTGATGCTGGGTGAGCGGAACAGATTACCCTTTGGGCGTTTAG GCCATGAACCTGGACTGGTGCAGCTGGTGAATTACTACAGGGGGGCCGACAAGCTTTGCAGAAAGGCATCCTTGGTCAA GCTAATAAAGACCAGCCCAGAGCTGTCTGACTCCAGTAACTGGTTTCCAGAGTCCTACATCATCTATCCCACTAACCTCAACACACCTGTTGCTCCTGCTATGAATGGCATCAGCCATCTGAAGAGCAATCCGAAGACAGATGAGCGGGAAGTTTTCTTGGCCTCCTATAACACTAAGAAAGAAAGCGCAGAGGGTACAGTGTGGATAGCCAAGTCCTCTGCTGGAGCTAAAG GTGCTGGTATTTTGATATCCCACGATGCTAATGAGTTGCTGGACTATATTGACAATCAGGGACAGGTTCATGTTATTCAGAAGTACTTGGAGAAGCCTCTGCTTCTTGAGCCGGGACATCGGAAATTTGACATcag GAGCTGGGTGCTAGTGGACCATCAGTATAACATCTACTTATACCGCGAGGGCGTGCTGCGGACCTCCTCGGAGCCCTACAACAGCTCAGACCTGCAGGACATGACCAGTCACCTGACTAACCACTGCATCCAGAAAGAGCACTCCCAGAACTACGGCCGATACGAGGAGGGGAACGAGATGTTCTTTGACGAGttcaggctgtacctgctgaaCACTCACAACGTCATGCTGGAGACCACCATATTACCTCAGATAAAGCAGATCATAAA GAGCTGTCTGACATGCATCGAGTCCGCAATCAGCACCAAGCACCTGTCCTATCAGAGCTTCCAGCTTTTTGGATTTGATTTCATGGTGGACGAGAACTTCAAAGTGTGGCTCATTGAAATCAACGGCGCTCCAGCCTGTGCACA GAAACTATATCCAGAGTTATGTCAAGGCATTGTGGACGTGGCCATTTCCAGTGTCTTCACCCTAAACAGCGGCGACTCCTCGTCTGCGTCCTCTTCACCTTACTCGTCCTCCCCATCTTCCTCCACCCTGTTCACCACCAACTCCTGTTCCTCTCCCAAACTGAGAGCACCTCTCCACGTGGGTCCTTTCACTCGCCTGTAA